In the genome of Terriglobia bacterium, one region contains:
- a CDS encoding elongation factor P: MISLLRGAQVCTIQALLRGVMVIASDLRVGMALRIDGQPFKVLEVEAKAGAAKMGGLVRTKVRNVKSGRLWEQNFRPQERLEDLEFERHRMEFLYSDGQVCTFQRLDNFEQVELPSTTIGAAEKFLQPGMEFPVEFFEGEPIDIVLPDLIECRVASTSPPARSQQDSSRKEAILENGLSIQVPLFIGPEEIVRIDLRTGRYVERVRTEHKRGA; this comes from the coding sequence TTGATCAGTCTGCTGCGAGGAGCGCAGGTTTGTACCATTCAAGCGCTCCTGAGGGGGGTTATGGTCATAGCATCTGATCTGCGGGTAGGGATGGCACTTCGGATTGATGGTCAGCCGTTCAAAGTCTTAGAGGTCGAAGCCAAGGCCGGCGCCGCCAAGATGGGGGGCTTGGTTCGGACCAAGGTAAGGAATGTGAAGAGTGGCCGACTGTGGGAACAGAACTTTCGCCCACAGGAGCGGTTGGAAGATTTGGAATTTGAGCGGCACCGGATGGAGTTTCTCTATAGCGACGGCCAGGTCTGCACATTCCAGCGTCTGGACAATTTCGAGCAAGTTGAACTTCCATCGACCACCATTGGTGCAGCCGAAAAATTTCTCCAACCCGGAATGGAATTCCCCGTCGAGTTCTTTGAGGGAGAGCCAATCGATATCGTCTTGCCGGATCTGATCGAATGTCGTGTCGCAAGTACTTCACCTCCCGCGCGTTCGCAGCAGGATTCGAGCAGAAAAGAAGCAATCCTGGAGAATGGCCTTTCCATCCAGGTTCCTTTGTTTATAGGTCCGGAAGAGATAGTCAGGATTGATCTCAGGACCGGCCGATATGTCGAAAGGGTTCGAACGGAGCACAAAAGAGGTGCCTGA